A single genomic interval of Streptomyces sp. BA2 harbors:
- a CDS encoding PhzF family phenazine biosynthesis protein: MQIHVVDAFTDRPFAGNPAGVCLLDTEDWPEDAWMQRVAAEMNYSETAFARRLPDGDGADWEIRWFAPLVETNLCGHATLATAHTLRRERGLVGALRFRSRFSGILTAHAHEDGSITLDFPAAPCTESPVPAGLLEALGVKPEAVFRTGALGDLLTVLPDEAAVRAVAPDLDAMADVTRREGLRGVIITAPAPSPGLDYDFVSRFFSPAEGILEDPVTGSAHTALAPYWSERIGRNELTGLQLSARTGMVRTAVHGDRVHLTGHAVTILDGVLNV; this comes from the coding sequence ATGCAGATCCACGTTGTAGACGCCTTCACCGACCGCCCCTTTGCCGGCAACCCCGCGGGTGTATGCCTGCTCGACACTGAAGACTGGCCTGAGGACGCCTGGATGCAGCGAGTTGCCGCCGAGATGAACTACTCGGAGACCGCCTTCGCGCGGCGGCTCCCGGACGGCGACGGCGCCGACTGGGAGATCCGCTGGTTCGCCCCTCTGGTGGAGACCAACCTGTGCGGCCATGCCACATTGGCCACGGCACACACGCTGCGGCGGGAGCGTGGGCTTGTCGGCGCGTTGCGTTTCCGCAGCCGGTTCAGCGGCATCCTCACCGCGCATGCGCACGAGGACGGCAGCATCACCCTGGACTTCCCGGCCGCGCCCTGCACGGAAAGTCCCGTACCGGCAGGCCTGTTGGAAGCCCTGGGAGTGAAGCCTGAGGCGGTCTTCCGCACCGGTGCGCTCGGCGATCTGCTGACTGTGCTGCCCGACGAGGCCGCCGTCCGGGCCGTGGCCCCCGACCTCGACGCGATGGCCGACGTGACCCGCCGTGAGGGCCTGCGCGGCGTCATCATCACAGCCCCGGCACCCAGTCCCGGTCTGGACTACGATTTCGTCTCCCGCTTCTTCTCACCTGCCGAGGGCATCCTCGAGGATCCGGTCACGGGTAGCGCCCACACCGCTCTGGCCCCCTACTGGTCGGAGCGGATCGGTCGAAACGAGCTCACCGGCCTGCAGCTATCCGCGCGCACCGGGATGGTGAGGACCGCCGTGCATGGTGACCGCGTCCACCTCACCGGCCACGCGGTCACCATCCTCGACGGCGTCCTGAACGTCTGA